A region of Thermovibrio ammonificans HB-1 DNA encodes the following proteins:
- a CDS encoding SDR family oxidoreductase produces MSVLVTGGAGFIGSHLVEVLLSQGREVVVLDDLSTGKLSNLPDSSSLEFVKGSVTDEELVRRLFEEFNFSSVFHLAAVASVQRSVEEPLYCHRVNCDGTLYLLQSAVSRGVKRFIFASSAAVYGDLPQLPKREEMPVSPLTPYAVDKYASERYVVNSFRLYGLEGVALRFFNVFGERQDPSSPYSGVISIFIDRVKRYLTGEPVTVDIFGDGRQTRDFIYVKDVVSALLIAEERGVPGEVYNVGTGKETSLLELLDYIRDIVGTLPEIRFLPERPGDIKRSVADISKLEKLGFSPRFSVKEGLSNLIREVLIQN; encoded by the coding sequence ATGTCAGTTCTCGTTACAGGCGGTGCCGGTTTTATAGGCTCCCACCTTGTAGAGGTCCTACTTTCTCAGGGAAGGGAAGTGGTAGTTCTCGACGACCTCTCTACCGGAAAGCTTTCCAACCTTCCCGACTCTTCTTCCCTGGAATTTGTAAAGGGCTCTGTTACAGACGAAGAGTTGGTGAGGCGGTTATTTGAGGAGTTTAACTTCTCTTCGGTCTTTCACCTTGCGGCCGTTGCCTCCGTTCAGCGCTCCGTTGAGGAACCCCTTTACTGCCACAGGGTTAACTGCGATGGAACCCTTTACCTGCTTCAGTCTGCGGTAAGTAGGGGGGTGAAGCGTTTTATCTTTGCCTCATCTGCGGCCGTTTACGGAGACCTCCCCCAGCTTCCCAAAAGGGAAGAGATGCCGGTGAGCCCTCTTACCCCTTACGCAGTTGATAAGTACGCTTCGGAGCGTTACGTTGTAAACTCCTTTCGGCTCTACGGCTTAGAGGGTGTTGCACTGCGCTTTTTCAACGTGTTCGGGGAGAGGCAGGACCCGTCTTCTCCCTACTCGGGGGTCATCTCTATTTTCATAGACCGGGTAAAGCGTTACTTAACTGGAGAGCCTGTAACCGTAGATATCTTCGGAGACGGTAGGCAGACCAGGGACTTCATCTACGTTAAAGACGTGGTTTCGGCCCTCCTCATCGCCGAAGAGAGGGGCGTTCCGGGAGAGGTCTACAACGTGGGAACGGGGAAGGAGACTTCACTGCTTGAACTCCTTGACTACATAAGGGATATTGTAGGTACACTTCCGGAAATCCGCTTCCTTCCCGAGAGGCCGGGTGATATTAAACGCTCGGTTGCAGACATATCGAAGCTTGAAAAGCTCGGCTTTTCCCCTCGGTTTTCGGTTAAAGAGGGTCTTTCCAATCTGATTAGGGAAGTTTTGATTCAGAACTAA
- a CDS encoding lipoprotein, translated as MKKFLAIASVGLLFSGCATVVTNTSPVTQVKRQVCVIVPFDNYSETPLAGKRVAAIAYGVLRSKGYKVILLENEVPKSELQRFDCVIRGSVNEWRYKVGIDGEPAVSVTYMVENPKTGRTYASGTLSATEWGNKSLGVLTQELFRKAF; from the coding sequence ATGAAGAAGTTTTTAGCTATTGCATCCGTTGGGTTACTCTTTTCCGGGTGTGCGACCGTTGTGACCAATACCTCTCCCGTCACTCAAGTTAAGCGCCAGGTTTGCGTCATAGTCCCCTTTGATAACTACTCCGAAACCCCTCTGGCAGGTAAAAGGGTAGCTGCCATCGCTTACGGAGTTCTGCGCTCTAAGGGGTACAAGGTTATCCTCCTCGAGAATGAGGTTCCCAAGTCTGAGCTTCAGCGTTTCGACTGTGTAATAAGGGGTTCTGTAAACGAGTGGCGTTACAAGGTTGGGATAGACGGAGAGCCTGCCGTCAGCGTTACCTACATGGTTGAGAACCCGAAAACCGGCAGGACTTACGCGTCCGGAACCCTTTCTGCCACCGAATGGGGCAATAAGTCCCTCGGCGTTCTGACCCAAGAACTCTTTAGGAAGGCTTTCTAA
- the pelF gene encoding GT4 family glycosyltransferase PelF, which yields MFKPDVLIVAEGTYPYIRGGVSAWIDSLVRNLKEYSFGVFFIGSRREDYGEPAYTFPDNLTFYREIFLFEESELPPPAPRKFDEELLHRVRTLHDYLKTDYDEVPYPAVDPETFTTVIEEEEFLYGRSSWEYICEACIKYAGELPFVDYFWSVRNSHLPLWRVATSVGELPSANLVHSPSTGYAGFVASMLKNSRGIPFVLTEHGIYTRERKIDILSSETFTKHRYFFQREYGEIDYFKKMLINFFYSLGKIAYLSADVIISLFDKAREAQISLGAPPEKTRVIPNGIDVSQFEEVRAVKRRKNVVALIGRVVPIKDVKTFIKAARIVADKIDDFEAWIVGPTDEDPSYYEECRRLVSVLKLDGVVKFTGFRPVKEVLSQVKVATLTSISEGMPLVILESFAAGVPFVATDVGACPQLINGGLSEEDVALGRAGRVVPVADPAAAAEAYVELLTKPQLWSRCSETAFNRVSRFYSFDSFLESYRSIYEEFIRVSV from the coding sequence TTGTTTAAGCCCGACGTTCTTATAGTTGCCGAGGGAACCTACCCCTACATCAGGGGAGGTGTTTCTGCGTGGATTGACTCTTTAGTGAGGAACCTTAAGGAGTACAGTTTCGGAGTTTTCTTCATAGGAAGTCGCCGTGAAGATTACGGGGAGCCGGCCTATACGTTCCCCGATAACCTCACCTTCTACAGGGAGATTTTCCTGTTTGAGGAGAGTGAGCTTCCTCCTCCCGCCCCGAGGAAGTTCGACGAGGAGCTCCTCCACAGGGTGAGAACGCTTCACGACTACCTAAAAACCGACTACGATGAGGTTCCCTACCCTGCCGTTGACCCTGAGACTTTTACCACCGTTATCGAGGAGGAGGAGTTCCTTTACGGCAGAAGCTCTTGGGAGTACATCTGTGAGGCGTGCATAAAGTACGCCGGCGAGCTCCCCTTTGTAGATTACTTCTGGTCGGTGAGGAACTCCCACCTGCCCCTGTGGAGGGTTGCCACAAGCGTTGGGGAGCTGCCCAGTGCCAACTTGGTCCACAGCCCTTCTACCGGTTATGCCGGCTTTGTGGCGTCGATGTTGAAAAACAGTCGGGGGATTCCCTTCGTTCTCACAGAGCACGGTATTTACACAAGGGAGAGGAAAATAGACATCCTCAGCTCGGAAACGTTTACAAAGCACCGCTACTTCTTCCAGAGGGAGTACGGTGAGATAGATTACTTCAAGAAGATGCTTATCAACTTCTTCTACAGCTTGGGAAAAATAGCCTACCTCTCTGCAGACGTCATAATCTCCCTCTTCGATAAGGCCCGAGAGGCCCAGATATCCCTCGGGGCGCCGCCCGAGAAGACGAGGGTTATCCCCAACGGTATAGACGTTTCACAGTTTGAGGAGGTGAGGGCCGTTAAGAGGAGGAAAAACGTTGTGGCCCTCATCGGCAGGGTGGTTCCCATTAAGGATGTGAAAACCTTCATTAAAGCCGCCAGAATAGTTGCAGATAAGATAGACGACTTTGAGGCTTGGATTGTAGGGCCTACCGACGAAGACCCTTCCTACTACGAAGAGTGTAGGCGGCTTGTCTCGGTTCTGAAGCTCGACGGAGTTGTCAAGTTTACCGGCTTCCGTCCCGTGAAGGAAGTCCTCTCCCAGGTTAAGGTTGCAACCCTTACGTCGATAAGCGAGGGGATGCCCCTTGTAATACTTGAATCGTTCGCCGCCGGAGTGCCGTTTGTTGCCACCGATGTGGGGGCGTGCCCTCAGCTGATAAACGGCGGGCTCTCCGAGGAAGACGTTGCCCTCGGAAGGGCGGGCAGGGTGGTTCCCGTTGCAGACCCGGCGGCAGCCGCCGAAGCCTACGTGGAGCTCCTTACGAAACCGCAGTTGTGGAGCAGGTGTAGCGAAACGGCGTTTAACAGGGTGAGTCGCTTCTACAGTTTCGACTCTTTCCTTGAGAGTTACCGCTCCATATACGAAGAGTTTATTCGGGTAAGTGTTTAG
- the pelG gene encoding exopolysaccharide Pel transporter PelG: MAGISFELRKLLAKRSFSSIVASFFYSTALAAGPWVISILAIIFAGVWVAQITGDVTNVRTSQVIITYIMALSLIASGPFQLLFSRYVSDRLFEKQSDRVLPNLLGALILSMFLGLFVSLLFLRGWLFELSPHLVILFTVTTVFASSFWVANTLLTSLKSYKYILFSFVFGFLLMVLLAPYFQEYSEYGFLYAYAIGFLVVYFLLLAAIFREFPSNRLLEFDFLKRNRVFYSLALSGLFYNLAIWIDKFEFWHSKVTGVTILGPFKASFIYDIPMFLAYLSIAPGMGFFFLKLEGEFAQHYQRYYDAVREGETLIRIFEIGYDLINSVRTFVQEVLRIQAVTLVIIFLLEVGLFKLFRLSLVYIPLFNILAVATSLQLLFIVVLSLLFYFDLRREALISTAIFLVTNALFTYVTLHLGPYFYGYGFLFSLLVSFVVALIFLRRFLYDVHYKTFMFA; encoded by the coding sequence ATGGCAGGTATCAGTTTCGAACTTAGGAAGCTCCTTGCAAAGAGGAGCTTCTCGAGTATAGTAGCCTCTTTCTTCTACTCTACCGCCCTTGCTGCGGGGCCGTGGGTCATTTCGATTCTCGCCATAATATTCGCAGGGGTGTGGGTTGCCCAAATTACCGGAGATGTGACCAACGTCAGGACATCCCAGGTTATTATCACCTACATAATGGCCTTGAGCCTTATAGCCTCCGGTCCGTTTCAGCTTCTTTTCAGCCGTTACGTTTCAGATAGGCTCTTTGAGAAGCAGAGCGACAGGGTCCTTCCGAACCTGCTCGGTGCCCTCATACTCAGCATGTTCTTGGGGCTTTTCGTCTCGCTGCTCTTTCTGAGGGGATGGCTCTTTGAGCTTTCGCCTCACTTGGTTATCCTGTTTACTGTGACAACCGTTTTCGCCTCTTCCTTCTGGGTTGCGAACACGTTGCTGACCTCCCTTAAGAGTTACAAGTACATCCTGTTCTCCTTTGTCTTCGGTTTCCTGCTCATGGTTCTGTTGGCGCCCTACTTTCAGGAGTATTCCGAGTACGGCTTCCTCTACGCTTACGCTATAGGCTTTCTCGTTGTTTACTTCCTGCTTCTTGCCGCCATATTCAGGGAGTTTCCCTCTAACAGGCTTTTGGAGTTTGACTTCCTGAAGAGGAACAGGGTTTTCTACTCCCTTGCCCTGTCGGGGCTCTTTTACAACCTCGCAATCTGGATTGATAAGTTTGAGTTCTGGCACTCCAAGGTTACCGGCGTTACCATCTTGGGGCCGTTTAAGGCTTCGTTTATTTACGACATTCCGATGTTCCTCGCTTACCTCTCCATAGCTCCCGGTATGGGGTTTTTCTTCCTGAAGCTCGAGGGTGAGTTTGCTCAGCACTACCAGCGCTACTACGACGCCGTAAGGGAGGGTGAGACCCTCATAAGAATCTTTGAGATAGGCTACGACCTTATCAACTCAGTAAGGACTTTCGTTCAGGAGGTTTTAAGGATTCAGGCCGTTACTCTTGTGATTATCTTCCTGCTGGAAGTGGGGCTCTTTAAGCTCTTTCGCCTCTCTCTGGTTTACATCCCGCTCTTTAACATACTGGCCGTTGCAACCTCCCTTCAGCTACTCTTTATAGTTGTGTTGTCTCTGCTCTTTTACTTCGATTTAAGGCGTGAAGCTCTGATTTCTACGGCCATCTTCCTGGTGACAAACGCCCTTTTTACCTACGTTACTCTTCACCTCGGTCCCTATTTCTACGGTTACGGGTTCCTCTTCTCTCTGCTGGTTTCGTTTGTTGTTGCCCTGATATTCTTGAGGAGGTTCCTCTACGATGTTCACTATAAGACTTTTATGTTTGCTTAG
- a CDS encoding bifunctional glycoside hydrolase 114/ polysaccharide deacetylase family protein, whose translation MFTIRLLCLLSLFLSLFSGAALGGKPSVAFFYGDVPDELLYAYDWVVVDPSVFTPERVSERFYLKKRAKLVAYFSTGEVLKSRLQSLPAGCVIGENPVWHTAVIDLRKQSCFEYQLQKAESLLSFYDGLFLDTLNSYQLVLPKSEWAGYESAEVRLIKALRARYPKKILLLNGQFRIVGKVKGEVNAFVTESLFSGLGRNLSYVSVPRREQTVRLTLLKRIAGWMPVVVVDYMEKPRSAAARELARRIMGLGFIPWITNKSLTALGEGVYHLFNRKILLLYDPKLSSASNSDVHRIVQTPLEWLGYAPTPVPITSLDDYLKTHYLPKGVVVWNFRPELSEKLTEELLALRSKGVKVFIMDISSFTDSQLKRLGVKSFPNKKPFAPLKLVYHFKGYPFEVKAYPTPTDTFVVPEGNYRALLEFVNPLGQRFVPVAVTDWGGYGYSQYLVKDMFNDVLWVCNPFVLFREVFGSLPLVPDVTTESGSRILTVHLDGDGFADKSAVVPGEYTGEVLRDKIFKVFKVPHTVSVIVGELDPHGLYPDKAERLMAVARSIFALPNVEPASHTYSHPFNWWDIYLMSLGKKLPPPNPKELPYGYHLNIPGYTKVSISKEIDYSVHFIDRYLTPPGKEVKDFLWSGDCDPPAPVVKRVYDLKLYNVNGGDTTISDTFPYLCRVSPMGINKAGYFQVYAPFQNENVYTNEWTVKDGYLRVISGFKLTDSPRRLKPISIYYHFYSGEDPSAFNALKAVYRWALSQEVVPLYLSQYAQRVLEFRGTAVASFNDGRPGLVVCSAGSLKTVRIDSGSAPSVSASRGVVGYRRINGSIYVTLSPEKCRVLRFGGGSPFRLVRSNGVVTSFDRKGDGYFLSLKSETDGLEAVFDVSPACSVKVLSKGAKVRKEGEVLKVESPEKEVRLEVHCKG comes from the coding sequence ATGTTCACTATAAGACTTTTATGTTTGCTTAGCCTGTTTCTGTCGCTCTTTTCCGGTGCTGCTTTGGGAGGAAAGCCGTCGGTTGCCTTCTTCTACGGCGACGTGCCGGATGAGCTGCTCTACGCCTACGACTGGGTGGTTGTTGACCCGAGCGTTTTCACCCCCGAAAGGGTCTCCGAGCGGTTCTACTTAAAAAAGAGGGCTAAGCTCGTTGCCTACTTTAGCACCGGAGAGGTTTTAAAGAGTCGGCTCCAGAGCCTTCCGGCCGGCTGTGTAATCGGTGAAAACCCGGTTTGGCATACGGCGGTTATCGACCTCAGGAAGCAGAGCTGTTTTGAATACCAGCTTCAGAAGGCCGAGAGCCTCCTTTCGTTCTACGACGGCCTCTTCCTCGATACTTTGAACTCCTACCAGCTCGTTCTGCCTAAGAGTGAGTGGGCCGGTTACGAGTCTGCTGAAGTAAGACTGATAAAGGCCCTCAGGGCCCGGTATCCGAAGAAAATCCTCCTTTTAAACGGTCAGTTTAGGATAGTCGGTAAGGTTAAGGGAGAGGTTAACGCTTTCGTTACCGAGTCCCTCTTTTCCGGTCTCGGAAGGAACCTCTCTTACGTTAGCGTCCCTCGTCGGGAGCAGACGGTAAGGCTTACCCTCCTTAAGCGGATAGCGGGGTGGATGCCCGTTGTAGTTGTGGATTACATGGAGAAGCCCAGGTCTGCCGCTGCAAGGGAGCTTGCCCGGAGGATAATGGGGCTCGGCTTTATACCTTGGATAACAAATAAGAGCCTTACCGCCCTCGGGGAGGGTGTTTACCACCTGTTTAACAGGAAGATACTGCTCCTTTACGACCCGAAGCTCTCTTCCGCCTCCAACTCCGACGTTCACAGGATAGTTCAGACGCCCCTTGAGTGGCTCGGTTACGCTCCCACTCCCGTTCCCATAACCAGCCTTGATGACTACCTGAAGACCCACTACCTGCCCAAAGGGGTTGTTGTATGGAACTTCAGGCCGGAGCTTTCCGAGAAGCTTACAGAAGAGCTCCTTGCCCTGCGCTCTAAAGGAGTAAAGGTGTTCATTATGGATATCAGCTCCTTTACGGACTCCCAGCTGAAGAGGCTCGGCGTTAAGTCTTTCCCCAATAAAAAACCCTTTGCTCCGTTGAAGCTCGTTTACCACTTTAAGGGCTACCCTTTTGAGGTTAAGGCCTATCCGACTCCCACCGATACCTTTGTGGTTCCCGAGGGTAACTACAGGGCCCTTTTGGAGTTCGTCAACCCCTTGGGGCAGCGCTTTGTTCCTGTAGCCGTAACCGACTGGGGAGGCTACGGCTACAGCCAGTACCTTGTAAAGGACATGTTCAACGACGTCCTCTGGGTTTGTAACCCCTTTGTCCTCTTCAGGGAGGTTTTCGGCTCTCTCCCCCTTGTGCCCGACGTAACTACTGAGTCGGGAAGCCGGATACTCACGGTTCACCTCGACGGCGACGGCTTTGCCGATAAGTCTGCGGTTGTTCCCGGAGAGTATACGGGAGAGGTGTTGAGGGATAAGATTTTCAAGGTCTTTAAGGTTCCCCATACCGTTTCGGTTATAGTGGGAGAGCTCGACCCTCATGGCCTCTACCCGGATAAGGCGGAAAGGCTGATGGCCGTTGCCCGCTCTATATTTGCTCTACCCAACGTTGAGCCTGCAAGCCACACCTACTCCCACCCCTTTAACTGGTGGGATATATACCTTATGAGCCTCGGTAAGAAGCTTCCACCTCCCAACCCTAAGGAGCTGCCCTACGGCTACCACCTGAACATTCCCGGCTATACGAAGGTGAGCATCTCCAAGGAGATAGACTACTCTGTTCACTTTATAGACCGTTACCTTACTCCACCCGGGAAAGAGGTTAAGGACTTTCTCTGGTCGGGGGATTGCGACCCGCCTGCACCGGTTGTAAAGAGGGTTTACGACCTGAAGCTCTACAACGTAAACGGCGGCGATACCACCATAAGCGACACCTTTCCTTACCTGTGCAGAGTTTCCCCCATGGGGATAAACAAGGCCGGTTACTTCCAGGTTTACGCTCCCTTCCAGAACGAAAACGTTTACACAAACGAGTGGACCGTTAAAGACGGCTACTTGAGAGTCATATCCGGTTTTAAGCTCACCGACTCTCCCAGAAGGTTAAAACCCATTTCGATTTACTACCACTTCTACTCCGGAGAGGACCCGAGTGCCTTTAACGCTCTGAAGGCCGTTTACAGGTGGGCACTCTCTCAGGAGGTTGTTCCCCTTTACCTATCTCAGTACGCTCAGAGGGTTCTTGAATTTAGGGGTACGGCTGTTGCCTCCTTTAACGACGGCAGGCCCGGTTTGGTTGTCTGCTCTGCCGGTTCTTTAAAAACTGTTCGGATTGATAGTGGCAGCGCTCCTTCCGTTTCGGCCTCTCGGGGAGTTGTAGGTTACAGGCGTATTAACGGTTCGATTTACGTTACCCTGTCTCCGGAAAAATGTAGGGTATTGCGCTTTGGCGGCGGCAGTCCGTTCAGGCTTGTTCGCTCCAACGGCGTTGTTACTTCCTTTGACAGAAAGGGAGACGGCTATTTCCTATCGCTTAAGAGCGAGACAGACGGCCTTGAGGCCGTTTTTGACGTTTCCCCTGCTTGCAGTGTGAAGGTCCTTTCCAAGGGTGCAAAGGTAAGAAAAGAGGGGGAGGTTTTAAAGGTTGAGTCTCCAGAGAAAGAGGTTAGACTGGAAGTCCATTGCAAGGGTTAA